One stretch of Sinomonas terrae DNA includes these proteins:
- a CDS encoding ABC transporter ATP-binding protein has product MEITAQNVNVKIDGQQVLHDESVCAKPGRTLALVGPSGSGKTTLLNVLSLLRRVDGGTVLVGGQDATAWDDRRRRRFWQEHAAFVFQDYGLIDEESVAYNVALSKLPLFAQRAGRIAGVRDALERVGLDGRSAHKVSTLSGGEKQRVGLARAMFRSADVIFADEPTASLDRNNRSLVTNFLLEEAARGVAVIVATHDEVLMAACDQRLNLEGTDQGLAPP; this is encoded by the coding sequence GTGGAAATCACCGCACAGAACGTCAACGTAAAGATCGACGGGCAACAGGTGCTCCACGACGAGAGCGTGTGTGCCAAACCGGGCCGCACGCTCGCTCTGGTCGGACCGAGCGGCTCCGGCAAGACAACCCTGCTCAATGTACTGTCACTCCTCCGCCGCGTTGACGGCGGAACCGTACTGGTCGGCGGACAGGACGCCACGGCATGGGACGATCGCCGGCGACGCAGATTCTGGCAAGAGCACGCCGCCTTCGTGTTCCAGGACTACGGGCTCATCGACGAGGAATCCGTCGCGTACAACGTAGCCCTTTCGAAACTTCCCCTGTTCGCCCAGCGAGCCGGCCGTATAGCAGGGGTCAGAGATGCCCTCGAGCGTGTAGGTCTCGACGGGCGTTCGGCCCACAAGGTCTCAACCCTGAGCGGCGGCGAGAAGCAGCGTGTGGGACTTGCCCGCGCGATGTTCCGCTCGGCAGACGTGATCTTCGCCGATGAGCCCACTGCATCACTCGACCGCAACAATCGGAGCCTCGTCACGAATTTCCTCCTCGAAGAAGCCGCACGCGGAGTTGCAGTGATTGTTGCAACCCACGACGAAGTCCTCATGGCTGCCTGCGACCAGCGACTCAACCTGGAAGGCACTGATCAGGGGCTGGCTCCTCCGTGA
- a CDS encoding aldo/keto reductase family protein has product MRYRKLGSSDLEVSEISLGSWLTYSGGIEAEQTLACTEAAFDAGINFFDTANVYGRGAAETAWGEILSKHPRDSYILATKVFGQMSDTDSGLSPEQIAKQIDASLTRLKTDYVDLYQAHRFDSSVPIEDTIEAFQKVVEQGKARYLGFSEWTPEQIQTAIDIAGPDLFVSSQPQYSMLWQAPEEQVFPLCAANGISQIVWSPLAQGVLTGKYKPGQSVPEDSRFANESMNAFKDRFLQDPILEAVQRLVPIAEGAGLDLTTMALAWVLRRSELASAIIGASRPEQVHKNAAASGVELSDDVLAAIDGALGDVPVKGQTPANNAQLEIKRR; this is encoded by the coding sequence ATGCGCTATCGCAAACTCGGCAGTTCCGACCTCGAAGTCTCAGAGATCTCCCTCGGCTCATGGCTCACGTATTCGGGCGGGATCGAAGCGGAACAGACGCTGGCCTGCACTGAGGCAGCCTTCGATGCCGGAATCAACTTCTTCGACACGGCGAATGTCTACGGGCGGGGTGCGGCCGAGACGGCGTGGGGCGAGATCCTCTCCAAGCACCCGCGCGATTCCTACATCCTCGCGACGAAGGTCTTCGGCCAGATGTCGGACACCGATTCTGGCCTGTCCCCCGAGCAGATTGCCAAGCAGATCGACGCGTCGCTGACCCGCCTCAAGACTGACTACGTGGACCTGTACCAGGCGCACCGGTTTGACTCGAGCGTGCCGATCGAGGACACGATCGAGGCGTTCCAGAAGGTCGTGGAGCAGGGCAAAGCCCGGTACCTCGGATTCAGCGAGTGGACCCCGGAACAGATCCAGACGGCGATCGATATCGCCGGGCCCGATCTGTTCGTCTCGTCGCAGCCCCAGTATTCGATGCTCTGGCAGGCACCGGAGGAGCAGGTCTTCCCGCTGTGCGCCGCGAACGGCATCTCGCAGATCGTGTGGTCGCCGCTCGCGCAGGGCGTGCTGACCGGCAAGTACAAGCCGGGGCAGTCCGTGCCCGAGGACAGCCGCTTCGCCAACGAGTCCATGAACGCGTTCAAGGACCGCTTTCTCCAGGATCCGATCCTCGAGGCGGTCCAGCGGCTCGTGCCGATCGCCGAAGGCGCAGGCCTCGACCTCACGACAATGGCCCTCGCTTGGGTCCTGCGCCGCAGCGAACTCGCCTCGGCGATCATCGGTGCGTCCCGGCCGGAGCAGGTCCACAAGAACGCCGCCGCCTCGGGGGTCGAGCTGAGCGACGACGTCCTCGCCGCCATCGACGGGGCCCTCGGCGACGTTCCCGTCAAGGGACAGACGCCGGCGAACAACGCGCAGCTGGAGATCAAGCGGCGGTAG
- the pcaH gene encoding protocatechuate 3,4-dioxygenase subunit beta, with amino-acid sequence MGEPVKSSDVAADNQAIVSQEIRDIEEGYQAARAAGQPAEIQPRVDYPPYRSSILRHPTKSLHHTDPETIELYSPAFGHQDVHALESNLTIQHGGEPLGERMVLRGKVLDGNGRPVAGQLVEIWQANSAGRYIHKRDQHPAPIDPNFTGVGRCITGPDGSYEFLTIKPGAYPWKNHLNAWRPAHIHFSLFGTEFTQRIVTQMYFPGDQLFPLDPIYQSIVDQDARDRLVARYNHDLTSPEWALGYEWDIVLTGSKRTWTENEAYGEQGESEH; translated from the coding sequence ATGGGCGAGCCCGTCAAATCGTCCGACGTCGCAGCTGACAATCAAGCGATCGTCAGCCAAGAGATCCGGGACATCGAAGAGGGCTACCAAGCGGCTCGCGCCGCCGGCCAGCCCGCGGAGATCCAGCCGCGCGTCGACTACCCGCCGTATCGCAGCTCGATCCTGCGGCATCCCACCAAGAGCCTGCACCACACCGATCCGGAGACGATCGAGCTCTACAGCCCGGCATTCGGCCACCAGGACGTGCACGCGCTCGAGTCGAATCTCACCATCCAGCATGGCGGTGAACCGCTCGGGGAGCGCATGGTCCTGCGGGGCAAGGTGCTCGACGGCAATGGCCGTCCGGTCGCGGGCCAGCTCGTCGAGATCTGGCAGGCGAACTCCGCCGGCCGCTACATCCACAAGCGCGACCAGCACCCGGCGCCGATCGACCCGAACTTCACGGGCGTAGGCCGCTGCATCACCGGCCCCGACGGCTCCTATGAGTTCCTGACCATCAAGCCGGGTGCCTACCCGTGGAAGAACCACCTCAACGCGTGGCGCCCGGCGCACATCCACTTCAGCCTCTTCGGCACCGAGTTCACCCAGCGCATCGTGACCCAGATGTACTTCCCCGGAGATCAGCTCTTCCCCTTGGACCCGATCTATCAGTCGATCGTCGACCAGGATGCGCGGGACCGTCTCGTGGCCCGCTACAACCACGACCTCACCTCGCCTGAGTGGGCGCTGGGCTACGAGTGGGACATCGTCCTCACGGGCTCGAAGCGGACCTGGACCGAGAACGAAGCGTATGGAGAGCAGGGCGAGAGTGAGCACTGA
- the pcaG gene encoding protocatechuate 3,4-dioxygenase subunit alpha produces MPASEQLTPTPGQTVGPFFGYALPFEKGGELVPPGSPNSVKLHGTVYDGNGNPIPDALVEIWQADSNGNIPDETGSLVRDGYTFTGWGRTPVGNTGKYVFSTVNPGPTEPGKAPFFAVAVFARGLMNRLFTRAYLPEDTEALENDALLSSLEPARRKTLIAERLADGSLHWDIRLQGEDETVFLDFHAEG; encoded by the coding sequence ATGCCTGCAAGTGAGCAGCTGACCCCCACACCCGGCCAGACCGTCGGCCCCTTCTTCGGTTACGCGCTCCCGTTCGAAAAGGGCGGCGAGCTCGTGCCCCCGGGCAGCCCGAACAGCGTCAAGCTCCACGGCACTGTGTACGACGGCAACGGCAACCCGATCCCGGACGCCCTCGTCGAGATCTGGCAGGCGGACTCGAACGGCAACATCCCGGACGAGACAGGCTCACTGGTCCGCGACGGCTACACGTTCACGGGCTGGGGCCGCACCCCGGTCGGCAACACGGGCAAGTACGTCTTCTCGACCGTGAATCCGGGCCCGACGGAGCCGGGCAAGGCGCCCTTCTTCGCCGTCGCCGTCTTCGCACGCGGCCTCATGAACCGGCTCTTCACACGCGCCTATCTGCCTGAGGACACGGAGGCACTCGAGAACGACGCGCTGCTCAGCTCCCTCGAGCCCGCCCGCCGCAAGACGCTGATCGCTGAGCGTCTCGCCGATGGGTCGCTCCACTGGGACATCCGCCTCCAGGGCGAGGATGAGACTGTCTTCCTCGACTTCCACGCCGAGGGCTGA
- a CDS encoding lyase family protein, with product MTDPADRGLLSPAWASPALAGATGDDAIIAAMLELEASWAETLEAAGLVEAGSGAAVRDAVKQGTTAGTYDGARLAEASQGGGNPVIPLVKTLRETTPTPGKAAVHKGLTSQDVLDSALMLTAKRAIAGILADLSPAAEALARLADRYRTTPQVARTLTQHSLPSSFGLKAANWLQGVAHAESRLSSLAFPVQCGGAAGTNASLVALGGEPAALAADWAQRSGLETAVAPWQSFRGPVTDLGHALAAVTTAAGHVANDVMLLARPEFGELGEPLAEGRGGSSAMPQKQNPALSVLIRSAALQAPAQVAQLEIAAALSEDERAGGAWHSEWPALRELLRLAGGAAASLRELVEGLRVFPEAMRRNLELSGPLLVSERLMLELSGVAEGGRAGVQKAVDATLAAAANGAGTSEQACILRKELRAVVRSEAAGEDFDARLDELLDPAGYQGDAAGIVDRILKTYEETAAERRHDPSRRHVRRV from the coding sequence GTGACGGACCCCGCAGATCGCGGCCTGCTCTCCCCGGCTTGGGCTAGCCCGGCCCTTGCCGGAGCGACGGGCGACGACGCGATCATCGCCGCGATGCTCGAACTCGAGGCATCGTGGGCGGAGACGCTCGAGGCCGCGGGGCTCGTCGAGGCGGGATCCGGGGCCGCGGTACGCGATGCCGTGAAGCAAGGCACGACGGCGGGAACATACGACGGCGCGCGGCTCGCCGAAGCTTCGCAGGGCGGCGGCAACCCAGTCATCCCGCTCGTCAAGACACTTCGAGAGACCACGCCAACGCCGGGGAAGGCAGCCGTCCACAAGGGTCTCACGAGTCAGGACGTGCTCGATTCGGCACTCATGCTGACCGCCAAGCGGGCGATTGCGGGGATTCTCGCGGACCTGAGCCCCGCCGCCGAGGCACTCGCGCGGCTCGCCGACCGTTACCGGACCACCCCGCAGGTGGCCCGCACGCTAACCCAGCACTCGCTGCCCTCGAGCTTCGGGCTCAAGGCGGCGAACTGGCTTCAGGGTGTCGCGCACGCCGAATCGCGACTCTCCTCGCTCGCCTTCCCGGTGCAGTGCGGGGGAGCGGCCGGGACGAACGCCTCGCTCGTCGCACTCGGCGGCGAACCGGCCGCCCTCGCGGCGGACTGGGCGCAGCGCTCGGGCCTCGAAACCGCGGTTGCGCCCTGGCAGTCGTTCCGGGGACCTGTCACGGATCTCGGCCATGCGCTCGCGGCCGTGACCACGGCCGCGGGGCACGTGGCCAACGACGTCATGCTGCTCGCGCGCCCCGAGTTCGGCGAGCTCGGCGAACCTCTCGCCGAGGGCCGTGGTGGCTCCTCAGCGATGCCGCAGAAGCAGAACCCTGCCCTTTCGGTGCTCATCCGCTCGGCCGCGCTTCAAGCGCCGGCTCAAGTGGCGCAGCTCGAGATCGCGGCGGCCCTGAGCGAGGACGAGCGCGCCGGCGGCGCGTGGCACAGCGAATGGCCTGCCCTCCGGGAGCTCCTGCGCCTCGCGGGTGGTGCTGCGGCCTCGCTGCGTGAGCTCGTCGAGGGCCTACGCGTGTTCCCGGAGGCGATGCGCCGGAACCTCGAGCTGAGCGGGCCGCTGCTCGTGAGCGAGCGGCTCATGCTTGAGCTCTCCGGCGTAGCAGAGGGCGGGCGGGCGGGTGTCCAGAAGGCAGTGGATGCGACGCTCGCCGCCGCTGCCAACGGTGCTGGCACTTCCGAACAGGCGTGCATCCTGCGCAAGGAACTGCGCGCCGTCGTCCGTTCCGAGGCAGCCGGCGAGGACTTCGACGCGCGGCTCGACGAGCTGCTCGACCCCGCCGGATACCAAGGTGACGCGGCTGGGATCGTCGACCGGATCCTGAAGACCTACGAAGAAACCGCGGCCGAGCGCCGCCACGACCCGTCGCGCCGTCACGTCCGCAGGGTCTGA
- the pcaDC gene encoding bifunctional 3-oxoadipate enol-lactonase/4-carboxymuconolactone decarboxylase PcaDC, translating to MRLSPREQLGEKELVVLGPSLGTSTVMWDAVAHLLGEDYDVLGWDLPGHGVSPAPAPDAEFSVGDLADAVVALVDSIVPGAASSPTAFHYAGDSVGGATGAELALRHPDRLLSLAMFCSSARFNGAEGYAERAELVAKQGTAVRLQASAEIWFAPGFLGEHPAESSRLLHTLRDADRFGYAAVCRAISAYDVRDRFGDIAVPFLAVAGEFDSVCPFSDAEWMAEHAQQGTAVELPGVAHIAPAENPVAVAELLRKHFSAAALDTRRDPRAGAVQADATQREVYDGGMVVRREVLGDAHVDRANQNTDEFTAEFQNMITRIAWGGIWTRPGLTRQMRSVAVLTAMIAHGHWDEFAMHVRAALRNGLTRDEIKEVILQSAIYCGVPSANTAFKVAQKTLADVDKEQQ from the coding sequence GTGCGGCTCTCGCCGCGGGAGCAGCTGGGCGAGAAGGAGCTCGTGGTCCTGGGGCCGTCCCTCGGGACATCGACGGTCATGTGGGACGCCGTCGCCCACCTCCTCGGCGAGGACTACGACGTCCTCGGTTGGGACCTCCCGGGCCACGGCGTCTCGCCTGCACCGGCCCCGGACGCAGAGTTCAGCGTCGGTGATCTCGCGGACGCCGTGGTCGCACTCGTGGACTCGATTGTGCCGGGCGCGGCGTCCTCACCTACGGCGTTTCACTACGCCGGCGATTCAGTGGGCGGCGCGACCGGCGCCGAGCTCGCGCTGCGCCACCCTGACCGCCTGCTGAGCCTCGCCATGTTCTGCTCGTCCGCGCGCTTCAACGGCGCCGAGGGCTATGCCGAACGCGCCGAGCTCGTCGCGAAGCAGGGCACGGCAGTTCGCCTCCAGGCCTCGGCCGAGATCTGGTTCGCGCCGGGCTTCCTCGGCGAGCACCCGGCCGAGTCGTCCCGGCTTCTCCACACGCTCCGCGATGCCGACCGCTTCGGCTACGCCGCGGTGTGCCGCGCGATCTCGGCCTACGACGTCCGCGACCGCTTCGGCGACATCGCGGTCCCGTTCCTCGCCGTCGCCGGCGAATTCGACTCCGTCTGCCCGTTCTCGGATGCCGAATGGATGGCCGAGCACGCTCAGCAGGGAACCGCCGTCGAGCTTCCCGGAGTGGCACACATTGCGCCGGCCGAAAATCCCGTCGCCGTGGCCGAGCTGCTGCGCAAGCACTTCTCGGCCGCTGCGCTGGACACGCGACGCGATCCGCGGGCCGGTGCCGTCCAAGCCGACGCCACCCAGCGCGAGGTGTACGACGGCGGCATGGTCGTTCGGCGCGAAGTCCTCGGCGACGCGCACGTCGACAGGGCGAATCAGAACACCGACGAGTTCACGGCCGAGTTCCAGAACATGATCACGCGCATCGCATGGGGCGGCATCTGGACGCGGCCGGGGCTCACGAGGCAGATGCGTTCGGTGGCTGTGCTCACGGCGATGATCGCCCACGGGCACTGGGACGAGTTCGCGATGCACGTGCGTGCGGCCCTGCGCAACGGGCTCACGCGGGACGAGATCAAGGAAGTGATCCTGCAGTCCGCCATCTACTGCGGGGTGCCCTCCGCCAACACGGCTTTCAAGGTGGCGCAGAAGACTTTGGCAGACGTTGATAAGGAACAGCAGTGA
- a CDS encoding thiolase family protein, which translates to MTEAFVYDAIRTPFGKFGGGLAGVRPDDLAAHVVRAIVGRAPGLTAEALEGTDGKHSAVDEVIFGNANGAGEENRNVARMATLLAGLPTSIPGTTVNRLCGSSLDAAMIASRQIAVGDADVVLVGGVESMSRAPWVRPKTEKPYPAGDMKLSSTTLGWRLVNPNMPSEWTVSLGEATEQLRERHAIGRDRQDLFAARSHNLSDKAWNEGFYDELVVPVPGTDLTRDEGIRPGSSAEKLAGLKTVFRPDNGDRSGSTKGGTVTAGNASPLSDGASAVLLGSEAAAGTLGLEPIARIAGRGAAANEPQFFGFAPVEAANRALAKAGITWDQVGAVELNEAFAAQSLACLDAWKVDPEIVNQHGGAIAMGHPLGASGGRILGTLARSLQRSGERWGVAAICIGVGQGLAVVLENVAAAK; encoded by the coding sequence GTGACTGAAGCATTTGTATACGACGCGATCCGCACGCCGTTCGGCAAGTTCGGCGGTGGCCTCGCCGGTGTCCGGCCCGACGATCTGGCCGCGCACGTTGTCCGCGCCATCGTCGGCCGGGCCCCGGGCCTCACCGCTGAGGCTCTGGAGGGCACCGACGGCAAGCACAGCGCGGTCGACGAGGTCATCTTCGGCAACGCGAACGGTGCTGGCGAGGAGAACCGGAACGTTGCCCGCATGGCCACGCTCCTCGCGGGCCTCCCGACGTCGATCCCGGGCACGACCGTGAACCGGCTATGCGGTTCGTCGCTCGACGCCGCGATGATTGCCTCGCGCCAGATCGCGGTGGGCGACGCCGACGTCGTCCTCGTGGGTGGCGTCGAGTCGATGAGCCGCGCGCCCTGGGTGCGCCCGAAGACCGAGAAGCCGTACCCAGCTGGCGATATGAAGCTCTCCTCGACCACGCTCGGCTGGCGGCTCGTGAACCCGAACATGCCCTCGGAATGGACCGTCTCCCTCGGCGAGGCGACCGAGCAGCTGCGCGAGCGGCACGCCATCGGCCGCGACCGGCAGGACCTGTTCGCCGCGCGCTCGCACAACCTCTCGGACAAGGCGTGGAACGAGGGCTTCTACGACGAGCTCGTCGTCCCTGTGCCCGGCACGGATCTCACCCGTGACGAGGGCATCCGCCCGGGCTCGAGCGCGGAGAAGCTCGCGGGCCTCAAGACGGTCTTCCGCCCGGACAACGGCGACCGCTCCGGCTCGACGAAGGGCGGCACCGTGACCGCGGGCAACGCCTCGCCGCTCTCCGATGGCGCGTCCGCCGTCCTGCTCGGCTCCGAGGCTGCGGCCGGCACGCTCGGCCTCGAGCCCATCGCCCGGATCGCGGGCCGCGGGGCGGCAGCGAACGAGCCGCAGTTCTTCGGCTTCGCCCCGGTCGAGGCCGCGAACCGCGCCCTCGCGAAGGCGGGAATCACGTGGGACCAGGTCGGCGCCGTCGAGCTCAACGAGGCGTTCGCAGCGCAGTCGCTCGCGTGCCTCGACGCGTGGAAGGTCGACCCCGAGATCGTCAACCAGCACGGCGGCGCGATCGCGATGGGCCACCCGCTCGGCGCGTCCGGCGGTCGCATCCTCGGCACGCTCGCCCGCAGCCTGCAGCGCAGCGGAGAGCGCTGGGGCGTGGCGGCCATCTGCATCGGTGTGGGGCAGGGGCTCGCGGTGGTGCTTGAGAACGTCGCGGCTGCCAAGTAA
- a CDS encoding 3-oxoacid CoA-transferase subunit A, with amino-acid sequence MLEFKETVAEAVAGVQDGSTVMIGGFGNAGQPFELIDALLQSGATGLTVVNNNAGQADEGLALLIKEGRVRKMICSFPRQSDSWHFDAKYRAGEIELELVPQGNLAERIRAAGAGIGGFFTPTGYGTMLAEGKETRFLDGKWQVFETPIHADVALIKALKADGKGNLVYRKTARNFGPIMAAAAKQTIAQVSEIVPIGSLDPENVVTPGIYVNTIVKVG; translated from the coding sequence ATGCTGGAATTCAAGGAGACCGTCGCCGAGGCCGTTGCCGGCGTTCAGGACGGCTCGACGGTCATGATCGGCGGCTTCGGCAACGCAGGGCAGCCGTTCGAGCTCATCGACGCCCTGCTGCAGAGCGGGGCAACAGGCCTCACCGTGGTCAACAACAACGCCGGGCAGGCCGACGAGGGCCTCGCGCTCCTCATCAAGGAGGGCCGGGTGCGGAAGATGATCTGCTCCTTCCCCCGGCAGAGCGACTCGTGGCACTTCGACGCGAAGTACCGAGCGGGGGAGATCGAGCTCGAACTCGTCCCGCAGGGCAACCTCGCCGAGCGCATTCGGGCGGCGGGCGCGGGGATCGGCGGCTTCTTCACGCCGACCGGCTACGGCACCATGCTCGCCGAGGGCAAGGAGACTCGCTTCCTCGACGGCAAGTGGCAGGTCTTCGAAACGCCGATCCACGCAGATGTCGCCCTCATCAAGGCGCTCAAGGCGGACGGCAAGGGCAACCTCGTCTACCGCAAGACGGCGCGGAACTTCGGGCCCATCATGGCCGCGGCTGCGAAGCAGACCATCGCGCAGGTGTCCGAGATCGTGCCCATTGGCAGTCTGGACCCCGAGAACGTCGTCACGCCGGGCATCTACGTCAACACGATCGTGAAGGTGGGCTGA
- a CDS encoding 3-oxoacid CoA-transferase subunit B — translation MAETSISSVHKTSDAPLGRDDLARLVARDIAPGSFVNLGIGQPTLVSNYLTEEQNITLHTENGMLGMGPEAKGDEIDPDLINAGKIPVTELPGASYFHHADSFGMMRGGHLDVCVLGAFQVSATGDLANWHTGAPDAIPAVGGAMDLATGAKDVYVMMTLLTKDGKSKLVPECTYPITGVGCVTRVYTDKAVFLITDDGVRVRETFGVTFEELEKLMDVPLLAV, via the coding sequence ATGGCTGAGACCTCGATTTCCTCTGTGCACAAGACCAGCGATGCACCCCTCGGCCGCGACGACCTCGCGCGGCTCGTGGCCCGGGACATCGCCCCCGGATCGTTCGTGAACCTCGGCATCGGCCAGCCGACCCTGGTCTCGAACTATCTCACCGAGGAGCAGAACATCACGCTCCACACGGAGAACGGGATGCTCGGCATGGGCCCGGAGGCGAAGGGCGACGAGATCGACCCGGACCTCATCAACGCGGGCAAGATTCCCGTGACCGAACTCCCCGGGGCGAGCTACTTCCACCACGCCGACTCGTTCGGGATGATGCGCGGCGGGCACCTCGACGTGTGCGTGCTCGGCGCGTTCCAGGTCTCCGCGACCGGCGACCTCGCGAACTGGCACACCGGCGCGCCCGACGCGATTCCCGCCGTCGGCGGCGCAATGGACCTCGCGACCGGCGCCAAGGACGTGTATGTCATGATGACTCTGCTCACGAAGGACGGGAAGTCCAAGCTCGTCCCCGAGTGCACGTACCCGATCACGGGCGTCGGCTGCGTGACGCGGGTCTACACGGACAAGGCGGTCTTCCTCATCACGGACGACGGTGTGCGGGTGCGGGAGACGTTCGGCGTCACCTTCGAGGAGCTCGAGAAGCTCATGGACGTCCCGCTGCTCGCGGTCTGA
- a CDS encoding IclR family transcriptional regulator domain-containing protein: protein MGETVAAPGDQFVQSLARGLAVVRAFDAEHQEMTLSQVAARTDLTRATARRFLHTLVELGYVRTDGRLFELTPLVLQLGYAYLSGQRLPELAQPFLEDLSHREGESTSMAILDGTDIVYLARIHTRRIISVGISPGTRFPAHATSMGRVLLAALSPADLDAYFAAARLDALTPRTLTSREAIEAELARVRAQGYAVVDQELEVGLRSLAVPVLAADGRTLAAINLALSARLEESEDRDADVQRLVPELRKTAAGIADAARAAGVA, encoded by the coding sequence ATGGGTGAGACGGTAGCGGCGCCCGGCGATCAGTTCGTGCAGTCGCTCGCGCGGGGACTCGCTGTCGTCCGCGCGTTCGACGCCGAGCATCAGGAGATGACGCTCTCCCAAGTCGCCGCCCGGACCGATCTCACCCGCGCGACGGCCCGGAGATTCCTGCACACGCTCGTCGAGCTGGGCTACGTGCGTACGGACGGGCGTCTGTTCGAGCTCACGCCCCTCGTCCTGCAACTCGGGTACGCGTACCTCTCCGGCCAGCGGCTGCCCGAGCTCGCGCAGCCGTTCCTCGAGGACCTCTCGCATCGCGAGGGCGAATCCACATCGATGGCGATCCTCGACGGGACGGACATCGTGTACCTCGCGCGGATCCACACGCGGCGCATCATCTCGGTGGGGATCTCGCCCGGGACCCGTTTCCCGGCGCACGCCACGTCGATGGGTCGGGTCCTGCTCGCGGCCCTCTCACCCGCCGACCTCGATGCATACTTCGCCGCCGCACGTCTCGACGCACTCACACCCCGCACCCTCACGTCGCGCGAGGCGATAGAAGCGGAGCTGGCGAGGGTGCGGGCGCAGGGATACGCCGTGGTCGACCAGGAGCTCGAGGTGGGGCTGCGTTCGCTGGCCGTGCCTGTCCTCGCGGCAGACGGCCGGACGCTCGCGGCGATCAACCTCGCCCTGTCCGCTCGACTCGAGGAGAGCGAGGATCGCGACGCGGACGTGCAGCGCCTCGTTCCAGAGCTGCGGAAGACGGCGGCCGGAATCGCGGATGCGGCGCGGGCCGCAGGGGTAGCCTAG
- a CDS encoding response regulator yields the protein MTTTAVEDTRIDAIRVFILDDHELVRQGLRDLLEHEGMDIVGESDSAHEAGRRIPALKPDVAVLDGRLSDGTGIEVCREVRSVDPRIRCLILTSYDDDQALRAAILAGASGYVLKQIRSHDLANAIRRAAKGESLFDPILRDAALRGIVAGGMPDPRLDVLSPQERRVLELIGHGLTNRQIGEELRLAEKTVKNYVSSMLAKLGFERRTQAALYLTQTGQA from the coding sequence ATGACAACAACAGCAGTGGAGGACACGCGCATCGACGCGATCCGCGTGTTCATCCTGGATGACCACGAGCTCGTGCGTCAGGGTCTCCGCGACCTGCTCGAACACGAGGGGATGGACATCGTGGGGGAGAGCGATTCCGCCCACGAGGCGGGCCGCCGCATCCCGGCCTTGAAGCCTGACGTCGCCGTGCTGGACGGGCGGCTGTCCGATGGCACCGGGATCGAGGTCTGCCGCGAGGTGCGCTCGGTAGACCCCCGGATCCGCTGCCTCATCCTCACGAGCTACGACGACGACCAAGCCCTCCGTGCCGCGATTCTGGCAGGCGCGTCAGGCTATGTCCTCAAGCAGATCCGCAGCCATGATCTCGCCAACGCGATTCGGCGAGCGGCCAAGGGCGAATCCCTCTTCGACCCGATCCTGCGGGACGCCGCGCTTAGGGGGATCGTCGCCGGCGGAATGCCCGACCCGCGGCTGGACGTCCTGAGCCCGCAAGAGCGCCGAGTCCTTGAGCTCATCGGCCACGGCCTGACGAACCGTCAGATCGGCGAGGAGCTCCGGCTCGCGGAGAAGACGGTCAAGAACTACGTCTCGTCGATGCTCGCGAAGCTCGGCTTCGAGCGCCGTACGCAGGCGGCCCTGTACCTGACCCAAACGGGGCAGGCATAA